One region of Limnospira fusiformis SAG 85.79 genomic DNA includes:
- a CDS encoding substrate-binding domain-containing protein — MVRPPQRPIPKTRTAKAIRESTIATAQHRVRRVGYNAFAPVYRFLPLWVVRLLPFIREDVRDLLRRRKRGEEIPQDTDDIETLDTPPQLAEVSPGVLNPYPKYRCTHGNPLFCPLANSSPTAAEPQALTCLQCGFPAILPTKSEIIGNQGRYRIVNFIGSRGLGRLYQAVQTNNNKTVIIKEYLLPQRHFNPQEEQQTKTVFENVAGLVPADGRVQDFRLLVPSEAIADRHQPRCYTVTHTLSNSYPSVRSYLRQFGAMTPHQVRHFLDQVLQSLEPLHTQKYRLPSGQIHSLVAHGNLSLDTILILPIEQHQFHRPQFLVYIADLTLTEKPFQPGLTTVSQADPSLDLRALGAIAFDLLKGNWQHNLTSPVDTRGQTFRYQFPEDWPETYPPLQQFILRLLGFNIPFENAKAAREALPQIPEIDHNYQAIALEKEDTKRPFPRLWILLLLLLAFLGVIGIWRLLYRPSIVLADHRFLPCCIKDIAAIPKGRFSYTANENGVWNYAIRQRNLVEKGKTLEEELQQRIPQMKLVYKPQPTTEKTLAKVRNQEVDFAITSLIQDLDRDLNAIPFAYDGLAVFVAFSYQRRQNSLPHNLNGQISIKQLRQLYTGEINNWKQLGGPDLPVQLYIPTDAEAIRIFEERVLQTERAIDQFRRLWQSSPSDNFITTETNVNRIRQIPTFQAMRRVLQDFEEREIGSLSFGPLSQVFQQCSVYPLAIAEGLRPAVQPLSQHNNQPITPATDLCNDKGSYHPSVEKFQTGQYPLAYSLAVVYSFDNSLSPVGQKFAEIMKTEEAQNLLIKTGLVPLQNLNPNP, encoded by the coding sequence ATGGTAAGACCCCCTCAACGCCCAATTCCGAAAACCCGAACCGCAAAAGCCATCAGAGAAAGCACCATTGCTACCGCCCAACACCGCGTCCGACGGGTAGGTTATAATGCCTTCGCTCCAGTCTATCGATTTCTCCCCCTGTGGGTAGTTCGGCTTTTACCCTTCATTCGCGAAGATGTCCGAGATCTCCTCCGACGGCGGAAACGAGGCGAAGAAATTCCCCAAGACACAGACGACATCGAAACCCTCGATACCCCTCCACAACTTGCGGAAGTCAGCCCCGGTGTCCTCAACCCCTATCCTAAATATCGCTGTACCCACGGCAACCCCCTATTCTGCCCCCTGGCTAACTCATCCCCCACGGCGGCAGAACCACAGGCTTTAACCTGTCTACAATGCGGATTTCCCGCGATACTCCCCACCAAATCGGAAATTATCGGCAACCAAGGCCGATATCGCATCGTCAATTTCATCGGCAGTCGGGGTCTGGGTCGCCTTTATCAAGCAGTGCAAACCAACAACAATAAAACAGTCATTATTAAAGAATATCTGCTCCCCCAACGCCACTTTAACCCCCAGGAAGAACAGCAGACCAAAACAGTATTTGAAAATGTGGCAGGATTAGTCCCCGCTGATGGTCGGGTGCAGGACTTTCGGCTGCTGGTCCCCTCAGAAGCGATCGCCGACCGCCACCAACCCCGCTGCTACACGGTCACCCACACCCTCTCCAACAGCTATCCCAGCGTGCGAAGCTACCTCCGCCAATTTGGTGCCATGACTCCCCACCAAGTGCGGCACTTCCTTGATCAGGTTTTGCAAAGCCTCGAACCCCTCCACACCCAGAAATACCGCCTCCCCTCGGGTCAAATTCACTCACTTGTAGCCCACGGGAACCTCAGCCTGGACACGATTCTGATTTTACCCATCGAACAGCATCAGTTTCACCGCCCCCAATTTCTCGTCTACATAGCCGATTTGACCCTGACAGAAAAGCCATTTCAGCCCGGGTTAACCACGGTTAGCCAGGCTGATCCTAGCCTCGATTTAAGGGCTTTAGGTGCGATCGCCTTTGACCTTTTAAAAGGAAATTGGCAACATAATTTAACCTCCCCCGTTGATACCCGAGGGCAAACCTTCCGTTACCAATTCCCCGAAGATTGGCCAGAAACCTATCCCCCCCTGCAACAGTTTATATTGCGACTCCTGGGATTCAATATACCCTTTGAAAACGCCAAAGCCGCCCGGGAAGCACTCCCCCAAATACCGGAAATTGACCACAATTATCAAGCGATCGCATTAGAAAAAGAAGACACAAAACGCCCTTTTCCCCGGTTATGGATTCTGCTGCTGCTTCTACTGGCTTTTTTAGGAGTAATTGGTATCTGGCGGTTATTATATCGCCCATCTATAGTCCTAGCTGACCACCGTTTTTTACCCTGTTGCATCAAAGATATTGCTGCTATTCCCAAAGGAAGATTTAGCTACACCGCTAATGAAAATGGGGTTTGGAATTATGCAATCCGACAGCGCAACTTAGTAGAAAAAGGTAAAACATTAGAGGAGGAATTACAACAGCGCATTCCCCAGATGAAATTGGTTTATAAACCCCAACCGACAACGGAAAAAACACTGGCTAAAGTTCGCAACCAAGAGGTAGATTTTGCCATTACCAGCTTAATCCAAGACTTAGACAGAGATTTAAATGCTATTCCCTTTGCGTATGATGGTTTAGCCGTGTTTGTCGCCTTTAGTTACCAGCGCCGCCAGAATTCCTTACCTCACAATTTAAACGGACAAATATCAATTAAGCAATTGCGACAACTATACACCGGAGAAATTAACAACTGGAAACAGTTAGGAGGGCCAGATTTACCGGTGCAACTGTACATCCCCACCGATGCAGAAGCGATCCGCATTTTTGAAGAACGAGTCCTACAAACCGAGCGAGCGATCGACCAATTTCGGCGACTGTGGCAAAGCTCTCCCTCAGACAATTTTATCACAACTGAAACCAATGTCAATAGAATTCGCCAAATCCCCACTTTTCAAGCCATGAGAAGAGTTCTTCAGGATTTTGAAGAACGGGAAATTGGCAGCCTATCTTTTGGCCCCCTCAGTCAAGTTTTTCAGCAGTGTTCGGTCTACCCTCTGGCGATCGCAGAAGGGTTGAGACCAGCGGTACAACCCCTAAGTCAACATAACAATCAACCTATTACACCCGCGACCGATTTGTGCAATGATAAAGGTAGTTACCATCCATCTGTTGAGAAATTTCAAACCGGACAATATCCTTTAGCCTATTCTCTGGCTGTTGTTTATTCCTTTGATAACAGCTTATCCCCAGTCGGGCAGAAATTCGCCGAAATTATGAAAACCGAAGAAGCACAAAATCTGCTGATCAAAACCGGATTAGTTCCTTTACAAAATCTCAACCCAAATCCTTAA
- a CDS encoding phage tail protein yields MYNYITTNRFYVEMESTISASFSECSGFGVTLQKEAYLEGGVNDQQRVFIGHAEFDDITLKRGMTNSTIFWDWMLTTISNPIYNRRNINILMFNQAGEIMQAWTLIGAIPISWKAPGFQAEGSSVAIEELTLAYEGLKVTITPRGAGGAAINRRRDNDGYF; encoded by the coding sequence ATGTATAATTATATCACAACCAATCGCTTTTATGTAGAAATGGAAAGTACCATTTCCGCATCATTTTCCGAATGTTCTGGCTTCGGAGTAACCTTACAAAAAGAAGCATATTTAGAAGGTGGAGTCAATGACCAACAGCGAGTATTTATTGGTCATGCAGAGTTTGACGACATCACCTTAAAGCGGGGAATGACGAATAGCACAATTTTCTGGGATTGGATGCTAACTACCATCAGTAATCCCATATATAATCGTCGGAATATCAATATTTTGATGTTCAATCAAGCGGGGGAAATTATGCAAGCATGGACTTTGATTGGTGCTATTCCTATTTCCTGGAAAGCACCAGGATTTCAAGCTGAAGGAAGTTCAGTAGCGATCGAAGAATTAACCCTAGCTTATGAAGGGTTAAAAGTGACCATAACACCTCGAGGCGCAGGAGGTGCAGCCATTAATAGAAGGCGGGATAATGATGGATACTTTTAA